In the Muricauda sp. MAR_2010_75 genome, one interval contains:
- the proS gene encoding proline--tRNA ligase: MGKNLTSRAEDYSKWYNELVVKSDLAENSGVRGCMVIKPYGYAIWEKMQAQLDKMFKETGHENAYFPLFIPKSYLSKEASHVEGFAKECAVVTHYRLKNAEDGSGIVVDEDAKLEEELIVRPTSETIIWDTYRRWVQSYRDLPILVNQWANVVRWEMRTRLFLRTAEFLWQEGHTAHATKQEAVEEAELIMNLYAEFAEEHMGVPVIKGTKTESERFAGAEETYCIEALMQDGKALQAGTSHFLGQNFAKAFDVKFANKEGQQEYVWATSWGVSTRLMGALVMTHSDDNGLVLPPKLAPIQVVIVPIYKGLDQLDAISEKVEPLVRELKAKGLSVKYDKRDTHKPGFKFNEYELKGVPVRLAVGQRDLENGTYEVARRDTLQKESVKADEVVDKVVSLMDEIQENIFNKALDYRKEHITEVDSYEEFKQVIEEKGGFVSAHWDGTSETEDKIKEETKATIRCIPLDAKQEDGKCMVTGNPSNQRVLFAKAY; this comes from the coding sequence ATGGGTAAAAATTTAACAAGTCGCGCCGAAGATTATTCCAAATGGTATAATGAACTTGTCGTAAAATCGGATTTAGCTGAAAACTCTGGAGTTAGGGGTTGTATGGTGATAAAACCCTACGGGTACGCCATATGGGAGAAAATGCAGGCGCAACTCGATAAAATGTTCAAGGAAACGGGTCATGAAAATGCCTATTTCCCACTTTTCATTCCAAAATCATACCTTAGTAAAGAAGCAAGCCACGTAGAGGGTTTTGCCAAGGAATGTGCCGTTGTGACGCACTATCGCCTGAAGAATGCCGAGGATGGCAGTGGTATTGTGGTTGATGAAGATGCAAAGTTGGAGGAGGAGCTTATTGTTAGGCCTACATCAGAAACCATTATTTGGGATACCTATAGAAGATGGGTACAGTCCTACCGTGATTTGCCCATATTGGTGAACCAATGGGCCAATGTGGTACGTTGGGAAATGCGGACTCGTCTGTTTCTGAGAACTGCTGAATTTTTATGGCAAGAAGGCCATACCGCCCATGCTACTAAACAGGAAGCTGTAGAGGAAGCGGAATTGATCATGAATTTGTACGCAGAATTTGCGGAAGAACACATGGGGGTACCTGTAATAAAAGGGACCAAGACCGAGAGTGAACGTTTTGCCGGAGCGGAGGAGACCTATTGCATTGAGGCATTGATGCAAGATGGAAAGGCGCTTCAGGCTGGAACATCACACTTTTTGGGGCAAAATTTTGCCAAGGCATTTGACGTGAAATTTGCCAACAAGGAAGGGCAACAAGAATATGTTTGGGCCACATCTTGGGGGGTCTCTACCCGATTGATGGGCGCTTTGGTGATGACGCACAGTGATGATAACGGATTGGTACTTCCTCCAAAATTGGCTCCCATTCAGGTGGTGATCGTGCCTATTTATAAGGGATTGGACCAACTGGATGCCATTTCAGAGAAAGTGGAACCTTTGGTGAGGGAACTAAAGGCCAAAGGCCTTTCCGTAAAATACGATAAAAGGGATACCCATAAGCCCGGGTTCAAATTCAATGAGTACGAATTGAAGGGGGTTCCCGTACGTTTGGCTGTGGGGCAGCGCGATTTGGAGAATGGCACGTATGAGGTGGCCCGACGTGATACGCTTCAAAAAGAATCGGTGAAGGCCGATGAGGTTGTAGATAAAGTAGTTTCCTTGATGGACGAGATTCAGGAAAACATCTTTAACAAAGCACTGGATTACAGAAAAGAGCATATCACCGAGGTTGATTCTTATGAGGAATTCAAGCAAGTGATTGAGGAAAAAGGTGGATTTGTTTCGGCACATTGGGATGGTACTTCGGAAACCGAGGATAAGATAAAAGAGGAGACCAAAGCAACCATTCGATGTATTCCCTTGGATGCAAAACAGGAGGATGGAAAATGTATGGTGACGGGAAATCCATCCAACCAAAGGGTGCTGTTTGCGAAGGCCTATTAA